From the Polyangiaceae bacterium genome, one window contains:
- the fadI gene encoding acetyl-CoA C-acyltransferase FadI: protein MGKKNGRRVAVVAGLRTPFVKASSAYKNLSALDLGKVVVAELLQRSNVSPEEVQQLVYGQVVPSLSAPNIAREVVLATGMPRSIEAYSVSRACATSYQSAVNVAEAILAGTIDCGVAGGADSASDVPIAVSKKLAEALIAASRARSFGERLKAFSKLSPKDLMPVPPALKEPSTGLTMGESAEKMAKENGITRKAQDEFAHRSHTLAAAAWADGRFEQEVMHVYVPPSYETCTEDNLVRKDSQLESYEKLRPAFDRKHGTITAGNSSPLTDGASALLLMSEDKAKAGGFDVLGFIRSYAFAALDPAGQMLMGPSHASPLALDRAGVKLKDMDLVDMHEAFAAQVLSNTQAFESDEWAKTNLGRSKRLGEVNWDKFNTTGGSISIGHPFAATGARQITQTLNELRRRGGELALCTACAAGGLGAAMVLEAE, encoded by the coding sequence ATGGGTAAGAAGAATGGTCGCCGCGTCGCGGTGGTGGCAGGGCTGAGAACTCCGTTCGTGAAGGCGTCGAGCGCCTACAAGAACCTGTCCGCCCTGGACCTAGGCAAGGTAGTGGTGGCGGAGCTTCTTCAGCGCAGCAACGTCTCGCCAGAAGAGGTGCAGCAGCTGGTGTACGGCCAGGTCGTCCCCTCGCTTTCTGCGCCGAACATCGCTCGTGAGGTCGTGCTGGCAACGGGCATGCCGCGCAGCATCGAGGCCTACAGCGTATCGCGCGCTTGCGCGACCAGCTACCAATCCGCAGTCAACGTTGCGGAAGCCATCTTGGCCGGCACCATCGACTGCGGCGTGGCCGGTGGCGCCGACAGCGCGAGTGACGTACCCATTGCGGTCAGCAAGAAACTCGCGGAAGCACTGATCGCCGCCTCCCGCGCGCGCAGCTTCGGAGAACGCCTCAAGGCCTTCAGCAAGTTGAGCCCGAAGGATCTCATGCCGGTGCCCCCAGCCCTGAAGGAGCCCAGCACCGGGCTGACGATGGGAGAGAGCGCCGAGAAGATGGCCAAGGAAAACGGCATCACGCGCAAAGCCCAGGACGAGTTCGCCCACCGCAGCCACACGCTCGCCGCCGCGGCTTGGGCCGATGGGCGCTTCGAGCAGGAAGTGATGCACGTGTACGTGCCGCCGAGCTACGAAACCTGCACCGAAGACAACCTGGTGCGCAAAGACAGTCAGCTCGAGAGCTACGAGAAGCTGAGGCCTGCCTTCGACCGCAAGCACGGCACCATCACCGCCGGCAACAGCTCGCCGCTGACGGACGGTGCCAGCGCGCTGCTGCTGATGAGCGAGGACAAGGCGAAGGCCGGTGGCTTCGACGTGCTCGGTTTCATTCGTTCCTACGCCTTTGCGGCGTTGGATCCCGCGGGGCAAATGCTGATGGGCCCCAGCCATGCGTCGCCACTGGCGCTGGATCGCGCTGGCGTGAAGTTGAAGGACATGGACTTGGTGGACATGCACGAGGCCTTTGCGGCGCAAGTCCTCAGCAACACCCAGGCCTTCGAGAGCGACGAGTGGGCCAAGACCAACCTGGGCCGGTCCAAGCGGCTCGGCGAAGTGAACTGGGACAAGTTCAACACCACGGGTGGAAGCATCTCCATCGGTCATCCCTTCGCGGCCACGGGCGCGCGTCAGATCACCCAGACCCTGAACGAGCTGCGGCGGCGGGGTGGCGAGCTGGCGTTGTGCACGGCCTGTGCGGCCGGTGGCTTGGGTGCGGCAATGGTCCTGGAGGCGGAGTGA
- the fadJ gene encoding fatty acid oxidation complex subunit alpha FadJ: MATMKNDGGNGKQSSTLSVEKRADGVAVVRMDVPGESMNTLQQSFAEEFSRVFEELDQSSDVIAVVFTSGKPDSFIAGADVKMLGAVRTAHDARELSRAGQRGMDRLEAFRLPVVAAIHGACLGGGLEVALACHGRVASDSKKTKLGLPEVQLGLLPGAGGTQRLPRLVGIQAALDLVLTGKQLDAKRAKKIGLVDEVVPQPILLEVACQRALALAESKGKPKAAGFDTSKLTDKFLGETALGRKVLFDQARKKLLAKTRGNYPAPERILDVIKVGLEKGMAKGLDAEAEAFGELVVSPEAAQLMNIFFATTELKKDSGVDDPSIKARPVHKVGMLGAGLMGAGIAYVTSAVAKTPVRMKDRDDKGLAAGMKYVGDIVQERHKRRRISSNDRDVILARVTATTDYRGFKDAEVVIEAVFEDVGLKRKMIADIEAQGHPQAIFASNTSSIPITRLAEEATHPERVVGMHYFSPVHKMPLLEIIVTPKTAAWVTATCVELGKKQGKTVIVVNDGVGFYTSRILAPYMNEAAYLLAEGVPVEKLDGALMDWGFPVGPVTLLDEVGIDVGEKVGKIMLDAFGDRLIPPPGMEKLVADQRFGRKNKRGFYRYDGKKKGKKQVDESVYAVLGVEPKSDLPGHEIAERCALQMVNEAALCFGEGILRSARDGDIGAIFGLGFAPFRGGPFRYVDTIGALEIVRRLEKYEKKFGRRFAPAPVLVEMAQSGLTFHGERRAKPGVIGQNTAAGSSRLRV; encoded by the coding sequence ATGGCGACGATGAAGAACGACGGCGGTAACGGCAAGCAAAGCTCCACCCTCTCCGTGGAAAAGCGTGCCGACGGCGTGGCCGTCGTGCGCATGGATGTGCCCGGCGAGTCGATGAATACCCTGCAGCAGAGCTTCGCCGAGGAGTTCTCGCGGGTGTTCGAAGAGCTGGACCAGTCCAGTGACGTGATTGCCGTCGTGTTCACCAGTGGCAAGCCGGACTCCTTCATTGCCGGCGCCGACGTGAAGATGCTCGGCGCCGTGCGCACGGCCCACGATGCGCGCGAGCTTTCTCGCGCGGGGCAGCGCGGCATGGACCGGCTCGAAGCATTTCGATTGCCTGTCGTCGCCGCCATTCACGGCGCCTGCTTGGGCGGAGGTCTCGAGGTGGCGCTGGCCTGTCATGGCCGAGTCGCCAGTGACAGCAAGAAGACCAAGCTCGGTCTGCCCGAGGTACAGCTCGGACTCCTGCCCGGCGCAGGCGGCACACAGCGCCTTCCGCGGTTGGTCGGCATTCAGGCGGCGCTCGATCTCGTCCTCACGGGCAAGCAACTGGACGCCAAGCGCGCCAAGAAGATCGGGCTGGTCGACGAGGTCGTACCTCAACCGATCTTGCTCGAGGTCGCTTGCCAACGCGCCCTCGCGCTTGCCGAGTCCAAGGGCAAACCAAAGGCAGCGGGCTTCGACACCTCGAAGCTCACCGACAAGTTTTTGGGCGAGACCGCCCTTGGGCGCAAAGTGCTCTTCGACCAAGCGCGCAAGAAGCTGCTGGCGAAGACCCGTGGCAATTACCCCGCGCCCGAGCGCATCTTGGACGTGATCAAGGTCGGGCTCGAAAAGGGCATGGCCAAAGGGCTCGACGCCGAAGCGGAAGCTTTTGGCGAGCTGGTGGTCAGTCCCGAAGCCGCGCAGCTGATGAACATCTTCTTCGCGACGACGGAGCTGAAGAAGGACAGCGGCGTCGACGATCCTTCGATCAAGGCGCGCCCGGTGCACAAGGTCGGCATGTTAGGTGCTGGCTTGATGGGCGCGGGCATCGCCTACGTCACCAGTGCGGTGGCCAAAACGCCGGTACGCATGAAGGACCGCGACGACAAGGGGCTTGCTGCCGGCATGAAGTACGTGGGCGACATCGTCCAAGAACGCCACAAGCGCCGGCGCATCTCCAGCAACGACCGCGACGTGATCCTCGCGCGGGTGACGGCGACGACGGACTACCGCGGCTTCAAGGACGCGGAGGTCGTGATCGAGGCGGTGTTCGAGGACGTCGGGCTCAAGCGCAAGATGATCGCGGACATCGAAGCTCAGGGTCATCCCCAGGCGATCTTTGCCTCGAACACCTCGAGCATTCCCATCACGCGCTTGGCCGAGGAAGCCACGCACCCCGAGCGCGTCGTGGGCATGCACTACTTCTCTCCCGTGCACAAGATGCCGCTCTTGGAGATCATCGTGACGCCGAAGACGGCGGCATGGGTCACTGCCACTTGCGTGGAGCTCGGCAAAAAGCAGGGGAAGACCGTGATCGTCGTCAACGACGGCGTGGGCTTCTACACCTCGCGCATTCTCGCTCCGTACATGAACGAGGCGGCGTACTTGCTGGCCGAGGGCGTGCCGGTGGAGAAGCTGGACGGCGCGCTGATGGATTGGGGATTCCCGGTCGGGCCTGTCACCCTGCTCGACGAGGTGGGCATCGACGTGGGCGAGAAGGTCGGCAAGATCATGCTCGACGCCTTCGGTGACCGCCTGATCCCCCCCCCCGGCATGGAGAAGCTGGTCGCCGACCAACGCTTCGGCCGCAAGAACAAGCGCGGCTTCTATCGCTACGACGGCAAGAAGAAGGGCAAGAAGCAGGTCGACGAAAGCGTCTACGCCGTGCTCGGAGTGGAGCCCAAGTCCGACTTGCCCGGTCACGAGATCGCCGAACGCTGCGCGCTGCAGATGGTGAACGAAGCGGCGCTTTGCTTTGGCGAGGGAATCCTGCGTAGCGCCCGGGACGGCGACATCGGTGCCATCTTCGGCTTGGGATTCGCTCCCTTCCGCGGCGGTCCCTTCCGCTACGTCGACACCATCGGTGCCCTGGAAATCGTGCGTCGCCTGGAGAAGTACGAGAAGAAATTCGGGCGACGCTTCGCCCCGGCTCCGGTGTTGGTGGAGATGGCCCAGTCCGGTCTCACCTTCCACGGGGAGCGCCGAGCAAAGCCCGGCGTCATCGGCCAGAACACGGCTGCCGGCAGCTCTCGCCTGCGCGTGTGA